In one window of Brenneria goodwinii DNA:
- a CDS encoding DUF6515 family protein gives MKRSLTILVALSLLLPVSAIAHPGPGGPGGPGHGGWGWGPRPGMSFDRLPYGVETVLIAGLTYYVVNGIFYQRQNDQYVVVDTPPNAATATTQGGMTVLDMNGERFYVKNGFYYKRNINGEYIEVPKPAGL, from the coding sequence ATGAAAAGATCGCTGACGATTCTTGTAGCACTTAGTCTGCTGCTACCGGTGAGTGCGATTGCACACCCCGGTCCCGGTGGTCCTGGCGGTCCTGGTCACGGAGGTTGGGGCTGGGGGCCAAGGCCGGGAATGTCGTTCGACAGACTCCCTTATGGGGTGGAAACCGTGTTAATCGCCGGGCTGACCTACTACGTCGTAAACGGCATTTTCTACCAACGCCAGAATGACCAGTACGTTGTCGTTGATACGCCCCCCAACGCCGCCACCGCGACGACCCAGGGCGGAATGACCGTACTGGACATGAACGGCGAGCGTTTCTATGTCAAAAACGGTTTCTATTACAAACGCAATATCAACGGCGAATACATTGAGGTTCCCAAACCCGCCGGACTATGA
- a CDS encoding GNAT family N-acetyltransferase, with the protein MNKPETDIDYKVNAPISSQQFIELLTKTSLGSRRPLSDSVAINGMLENASLLISAWQGDTLVAVARSVTDFHFCCYLSDLAVSEEMQHRGIGKKLIQLTAQQLSSQCKIILLAAPQAVDYYPKLGFTKHDSAWVIPVKALL; encoded by the coding sequence ATGAACAAGCCAGAGACAGACATTGATTATAAAGTGAATGCGCCTATTTCCAGTCAACAGTTCATTGAATTACTGACCAAAACATCATTAGGCTCCCGTCGTCCGCTGTCCGATAGCGTCGCCATCAATGGCATGCTGGAAAACGCCAGCCTGCTGATTTCGGCCTGGCAAGGCGACACGCTGGTAGCCGTTGCCCGTAGCGTTACCGATTTCCATTTCTGCTGTTACCTGTCCGACCTGGCCGTGTCAGAAGAGATGCAACACCGAGGGATAGGAAAAAAACTGATTCAGCTCACGGCGCAGCAATTATCCTCACAGTGCAAAATCATTCTGCTGGCCGCGCCGCAGGCCGTGGATTATTACCCTAAGCTGGGCTTTACAAAACACGACAGCGCCTGGGTCATCCCGGTTAAAGCACTGCTGTAA
- the hpt gene encoding hypoxanthine phosphoribosyltransferase: protein MKHTVEVMISEQEVMARVTELGREISEHYRDSGSDMVLVGLLRGSFIFMADLCRAIDVSHEVDFMTASSYGSGMSTTRDVKILKDLDEDIRGKDVLIVEDIIDSGNTLSKVREILQLRSPKSLAICTLLDKPERREVDVKVEWVGFAIADEFVVGYGIDYAQHYRHLPYVGKVVPQE, encoded by the coding sequence ATGAAACATACCGTAGAAGTCATGATTTCTGAACAGGAAGTTATGGCGCGCGTTACCGAATTAGGCCGGGAAATTAGTGAACACTATCGTGACAGCGGCAGCGATATGGTGTTGGTTGGCTTATTGCGTGGGTCGTTTATTTTTATGGCCGATTTGTGCCGGGCGATCGATGTTTCACACGAAGTCGACTTTATGACGGCCTCCAGCTACGGCAGCGGTATGAGTACTACCCGTGATGTGAAGATCCTTAAAGATCTGGATGAGGATATCCGTGGTAAAGATGTCCTGATTGTCGAAGATATTATCGATTCAGGTAATACGCTGAGCAAGGTGCGGGAAATTCTACAATTGCGTTCGCCGAAATCGCTGGCGATTTGTACTCTGCTGGATAAGCCGGAACGTCGGGAAGTGGATGTGAAAGTCGAATGGGTTGGGTTCGCGATCGCTGATGAATTTGTGGTCGGCTATGGCATTGACTACGCACAGCACTATCGGCACTTGCCTTATGTCGGCAAGGTTGTGCCTCAGGAGTAG